One window of Desulfovibrio sp. Fe33 genomic DNA carries:
- a CDS encoding putative sulfate exporter family transporter has translation MTTETRTMDGADVHKAFMSEVLESLPGFLLVISVAVFAHFAAPLLLRFEFFKTYLTIKDFILAILVGIAIRNTVGVPGILQPGLRFSTILTKTGIVVMGAKYSLAGLVTVGGHALGPIALVVFPPLGRLLELSDTHHGAFAGVGVINSAPWPRASCRPPARGTSPSWTGRDQYTFLFEKLPPKTLKVFSTTKIASGS, from the coding sequence ATGACTACTGAGACAAGGACCATGGACGGGGCCGACGTCCACAAAGCATTCATGAGCGAAGTGCTGGAAAGCCTTCCGGGCTTTCTGCTCGTCATCTCGGTGGCGGTTTTCGCGCATTTCGCCGCGCCGCTCCTGCTGCGGTTCGAATTTTTCAAGACGTACCTGACCATCAAGGACTTCATCTTGGCCATCCTGGTGGGCATCGCCATCCGCAACACGGTGGGCGTGCCCGGGATATTGCAGCCCGGCCTGCGCTTTTCCACCATCCTGACCAAGACCGGCATCGTGGTCATGGGCGCGAAATACTCCCTGGCGGGACTGGTCACGGTGGGTGGACATGCCCTCGGCCCGATCGCGCTGGTAGTCTTCCCGCCCCTGGGCCGGTTGCTGGAACTCAGCGACACCCACCACGGCGCGTTCGCGGGCGTGGGCGTCATCAACTCCGCCCCCTGGCCGCGGGCTTCATGCCGGCCGCCCGCCAGGGGAACATCCCCGAGCTGGACCGGCCGGGATCAATACACCTTCCTCTTCGAGAAATTGCCGCCGAAGACGCTGAAGGTGTTTTCAACCACAAAGATCGCCTCGGGATCGTAG
- the hydG gene encoding [FeFe] hydrogenase H-cluster radical SAM maturase HydG — translation MKIDTSGVQNFIDERAIWDIVNQNRVADPARIREILDKALELKGLTLAEAACLLQAEDPDLNGEIADSARKVKKAIYGNRVVLFAPLYVTNECANRCAYCGFKDTNTDLVRRTLTHEELKREVGVLEDLGHKRLLLVYGEHPKFGADWIADTVRTVYETVSEKSGEIRRVNINCAPLDVEGFRALHEVGIGTYQCFQETYHTETYAKLHPKGHKSNFLWRLPAMHRAMEAGIDDVGMGALLGLYDYRFDTLALLAHAAELEKAFGVGPHTLSFPRLEPALNSEIAFNPPYPITDAQFKRLVAVLRLAVPFTGLILSTREDREMRRELLDIGVSQISAGSRTYPGAYTDPDYDRPDVQQFCVGDNRSLDEVVREIVRHGYIPSWCTACYRLGRTGEEFMKLAKTGFIQDFCRPNALLTFSEYLQDYAGADTREISVPFVREEAETGPEKGRKALMDRLARIERGERDLYF, via the coding sequence ATGAAAATCGACACCAGCGGAGTGCAAAACTTCATCGATGAAAGGGCGATATGGGATATCGTCAACCAGAACAGGGTCGCCGACCCTGCCCGCATCCGGGAAATCCTCGACAAGGCGCTTGAGCTGAAGGGGTTGACCCTGGCCGAGGCTGCCTGTCTGCTTCAGGCCGAGGACCCCGATTTGAACGGGGAGATCGCGGACTCCGCCCGCAAGGTCAAGAAGGCCATCTACGGCAACCGGGTCGTGCTTTTCGCCCCCCTTTACGTGACCAACGAGTGCGCCAACCGTTGCGCCTATTGCGGGTTCAAGGACACCAACACGGACCTGGTCCGGCGGACGCTCACCCATGAAGAGCTGAAGCGCGAGGTCGGCGTACTGGAGGACCTCGGCCACAAGCGGCTGCTGTTGGTCTACGGCGAGCATCCGAAGTTCGGCGCGGATTGGATCGCGGACACCGTGCGCACCGTCTACGAAACCGTTTCGGAGAAAAGCGGAGAGATTCGCAGGGTGAACATCAACTGCGCGCCGCTGGACGTTGAAGGGTTCCGCGCGTTGCATGAGGTGGGCATCGGCACCTACCAGTGCTTCCAGGAGACCTACCACACGGAAACCTATGCCAAGCTTCATCCGAAGGGCCACAAAAGCAATTTCCTGTGGCGGCTTCCCGCCATGCACCGGGCCATGGAGGCGGGCATCGACGACGTGGGCATGGGCGCGCTGCTCGGGCTGTACGACTATCGCTTCGACACCCTGGCCCTGCTGGCGCACGCGGCGGAGCTGGAAAAGGCGTTCGGCGTGGGACCGCACACCCTGTCCTTCCCACGTCTGGAACCGGCCCTCAACTCGGAGATCGCCTTCAATCCGCCGTATCCGATCACGGACGCGCAGTTCAAGCGGCTGGTCGCCGTCCTGCGGCTGGCTGTTCCCTTCACCGGCCTGATTCTGAGCACGCGCGAGGACAGGGAGATGCGGCGGGAGCTGCTCGACATCGGCGTCTCGCAGATCAGCGCGGGGTCGCGCACCTATCCGGGCGCGTACACCGATCCGGATTACGACCGCCCCGACGTGCAGCAGTTCTGCGTGGGCGACAACCGCAGCCTGGACGAGGTCGTCCGCGAGATCGTGCGGCACGGGTACATTCCCTCCTGGTGCACGGCCTGCTACCGGCTGGGCCGGACCGGGGAGGAGTTCATGAAGTTGGCCAAGACCGGATTCATCCAGGATTTCTGCCGCCCCAACGCGCTCCTCACGTTCAGCGAGTACCTTCAGGATTACGCGGGCGCGGATACTCGCGAAATCTCGGTTCCCTTT
- a CDS encoding 4Fe-4S dicluster domain-containing protein, whose translation MHARLSPFILVAAARCIGCRVCELACSAAHQRGGVSVGSLQVPLSPRLYLTSFNNSRVPIGCRHCEDAPCAEVCPNNAIMHTSNGVQVDEDRCVGCKTCLAVCPVGAMEMAQVWKHGKPAMRRVLDPSTPKGVRLEPACLASKCDLCDGREGGPACVAACPEKALTLVDPIEVKRRRNLEAALALSRTYEEV comes from the coding sequence ATGCACGCTCGCCTGAGTCCCTTTATCCTTGTAGCGGCCGCCCGGTGCATAGGCTGCCGCGTCTGTGAACTGGCCTGCTCCGCCGCGCACCAGCGGGGCGGGGTGTCGGTGGGAAGTCTCCAGGTCCCTCTGTCCCCCCGGCTGTACCTGACCAGCTTCAACAATTCCCGTGTTCCCATCGGATGCAGGCATTGCGAGGACGCGCCCTGCGCCGAAGTCTGTCCGAACAATGCCATCATGCACACCTCCAACGGCGTCCAGGTGGACGAGGACCGCTGCGTTGGCTGCAAGACCTGCCTGGCCGTCTGCCCGGTGGGAGCCATGGAGATGGCCCAGGTCTGGAAGCACGGCAAACCCGCCATGCGCCGGGTGCTGGACCCGTCGACCCCGAAGGGCGTCCGGCTCGAACCCGCCTGCCTCGCCAGCAAGTGCGACCTCTGCGACGGACGCGAGGGCGGACCGGCCTGCGTGGCGGCGTGCCCCGAAAAGGCCCTGACTCTGGTGGACCCCATCGAGGTCAAGCGACGCCGTAATCTTGAAGCCGCATTGGCCCTGAGCCGGACCTACGAGGAGGTGTAG
- the fdhF gene encoding formate dehydrogenase subunit alpha, whose amino-acid sequence MQHITTTCPYCGAGCALSLNVEADRIVSVSAGPEPSVNQGALCPKGRYGYDFVTHPDRLTTPLIRKDGELVPASWDEALDLVAERLGSIAAEYGPEAVGGFSSARCTNEENYLFQKLFRAGLGSNNVDHCARLUHAPTVAGLATSLGSGSMTNSIRELWEMGEGDCVCVVGSNTTACHPIIGLGMKEAVRNGARLVVIDPREIDLARSADVWLRLRPGTDTALLSGIAAEILNLGLVDAEAVAAATEGFEEFREKLAEFDLERVSAITEIPAEDIRAAARCIGISANTTFYYTMGVTQFIFGTNNVLAVSNLALLTGNVGRPKTGVNPLRGQNNVQGSCDMGALPNVLTGYRNVSDDAVRGDFEKAWGVKIPATPGLTIPRMFNAVGEDRLKGLFVFGENPMRSDPDITHVEHCLRHVDFLVVQDLFLTETAELADVVLPGASFAEKDGTFTSTERRVQRVRKAVPCVGDSRPDWEILADLLARLGRPERYAGAGDVFDEMRMLTPTHTGITYARLESGGIQWPCPDETHPGTPILHVGRCMRGPGKFVPLPHIEPAEPTDAEYPLILTTGRVVAHYHTATMTRRCFGLEGTWPEELVEVHPDDAAEHGIADGDIIEVASRRGSARAKAWITRRVRRGQVFMTFHFSESPANILTTSAADPVTDTPQLKICAVSIRKAIGNALKATPILKEESVPCTLA is encoded by the coding sequence ATGCAACACATCACCACCACTTGTCCTTATTGCGGCGCCGGTTGCGCACTGTCCCTGAACGTGGAAGCCGACCGCATCGTCAGCGTTTCCGCCGGCCCGGAGCCTTCGGTGAACCAGGGCGCGCTGTGCCCCAAGGGCCGCTACGGATATGATTTCGTTACCCATCCCGACCGGCTGACGACTCCTTTGATCCGCAAGGACGGCGAACTGGTCCCGGCCTCCTGGGACGAGGCTCTCGATCTGGTCGCGGAGCGGCTCGGCTCCATCGCGGCCGAATACGGGCCGGAAGCCGTGGGCGGCTTCAGCAGCGCCCGGTGTACCAACGAGGAAAACTATCTTTTCCAGAAATTGTTTCGCGCAGGGCTCGGTTCCAACAACGTCGACCACTGCGCGCGGCTCTGACACGCTCCCACGGTGGCCGGTCTGGCCACATCGCTTGGTAGCGGCTCCATGACCAACTCCATCCGCGAGTTGTGGGAGATGGGCGAGGGGGACTGCGTCTGCGTGGTCGGCTCCAACACCACGGCCTGTCATCCGATAATCGGGCTGGGCATGAAGGAAGCCGTGCGCAACGGGGCCAGGCTGGTTGTCATCGACCCGCGCGAAATCGACCTCGCGCGGTCGGCCGACGTTTGGCTGCGGTTGCGTCCCGGAACCGACACGGCGCTTCTTTCGGGCATCGCCGCCGAGATTCTCAACTTGGGCCTTGTCGATGCGGAAGCGGTCGCGGCGGCTACCGAAGGATTTGAAGAGTTCCGCGAGAAGCTGGCCGAGTTCGATCTCGAAAGGGTTTCCGCCATCACGGAAATACCGGCGGAGGACATCCGCGCGGCCGCCCGCTGCATCGGGATATCGGCCAACACGACCTTTTATTACACCATGGGCGTCACCCAGTTCATCTTCGGCACCAACAACGTCCTCGCGGTCTCCAATCTGGCGTTGCTGACCGGCAACGTCGGCCGCCCCAAGACGGGCGTGAACCCGTTGCGCGGCCAGAACAACGTGCAGGGCTCCTGCGACATGGGGGCGCTGCCCAACGTGCTCACCGGATACCGCAACGTGTCGGACGACGCCGTGCGGGGCGACTTCGAAAAGGCCTGGGGCGTGAAGATTCCCGCAACCCCCGGCCTGACCATTCCCCGGATGTTCAATGCCGTCGGGGAGGACCGCCTGAAGGGGCTGTTCGTCTTCGGCGAAAACCCCATGCGCAGCGACCCGGACATCACCCATGTGGAGCACTGCCTGCGCCATGTGGACTTTCTGGTGGTCCAGGACCTCTTTCTGACCGAGACCGCTGAGCTTGCCGACGTGGTGCTGCCCGGCGCGAGCTTCGCGGAAAAGGACGGGACCTTCACCAGCACCGAGAGAAGGGTCCAGCGGGTGCGCAAGGCCGTCCCGTGCGTGGGCGACAGCCGCCCGGACTGGGAAATCCTGGCGGATCTCCTGGCGCGGCTGGGCAGGCCCGAACGGTACGCCGGGGCCGGTGACGTGTTCGACGAGATGCGTATGCTCACGCCCACCCATACCGGCATCACCTACGCGCGGCTGGAGTCGGGCGGCATCCAGTGGCCCTGCCCGGACGAGACCCATCCCGGCACGCCGATTCTGCATGTGGGCCGGTGTATGCGGGGACCGGGCAAGTTCGTCCCGCTGCCGCACATCGAGCCCGCCGAGCCGACGGATGCGGAGTATCCGCTTATCCTGACCACCGGCCGGGTCGTCGCCCATTACCATACCGCGACCATGACCAGGCGCTGTTTCGGCCTGGAAGGCACGTGGCCCGAGGAACTGGTGGAGGTCCACCCCGACGACGCAGCCGAACACGGCATCGCGGACGGCGACATCATCGAGGTCGCTTCCCGCCGCGGATCGGCCAGGGCCAAGGCCTGGATCACCCGCAGGGTCCGTCGCGGACAGGTCTTCATGACTTTCCATTTCTCCGAATCGCCGGCCAACATCCTGACCACTTCGGCCGCCGATCCTGTAACCGACACGCCGCAACTCAAGATCTGCGCCGTGTCTATACGAAAAGCTATCGGCAACGCCTTGAAAGCGACTCCGATATTGAAAGAGGAATCCGTACCATGCACGCTCGCCTGA
- a CDS encoding YitT family protein, protein MWNLILLFVGGFLYVLGYNGVAAHHGFVPGGSYGFAVVLERILPVLRLEDWYFLINVPLFVIAWKGVSRRFFMLNFVTMACITMMTSYVQLDLGVQNEMYAAIVSGAIMGAGCGMIFRTYGGGGGVDVLAVILNQRYGVRIGVFFFFINAAVMMSALSRYTLDKLIASMVMIFISSVVTEYVLSLFNQRKAVRIVTKKTDELIGVMVERKYHATIFEGRGGYTQKPVSMIFTITDNIRLRSLEQIVFDYDPEAIFVVENTFSVFGGNFSKRKVY, encoded by the coding sequence GTGTGGAATCTGATTTTGCTCTTTGTGGGCGGGTTCCTCTATGTGTTGGGATACAACGGCGTGGCGGCCCACCACGGTTTCGTGCCCGGCGGGTCCTATGGTTTCGCCGTCGTGCTGGAACGGATTCTGCCGGTGCTGCGGCTTGAGGACTGGTATTTCCTCATCAACGTGCCGCTGTTCGTGATCGCGTGGAAGGGCGTTTCCAGGCGGTTCTTCATGTTGAATTTCGTCACCATGGCGTGCATCACGATGATGACTTCATATGTCCAGCTGGACCTGGGCGTGCAAAACGAGATGTACGCGGCCATAGTGTCCGGTGCTATAATGGGCGCCGGGTGCGGCATGATTTTCCGCACCTACGGCGGCGGTGGCGGCGTCGACGTGCTGGCGGTCATCCTCAACCAGCGGTACGGCGTCCGCATCGGCGTGTTCTTCTTCTTCATCAACGCGGCGGTCATGATGTCCGCCTTGAGCCGGTATACCCTGGACAAGCTCATAGCCTCCATGGTGATGATCTTCATCAGCTCGGTGGTCACGGAATACGTCCTGTCTCTTTTCAACCAGCGCAAGGCCGTCCGCATCGTCACCAAGAAAACGGACGAGCTGATCGGGGTCATGGTCGAGCGCAAGTATCACGCCACGATCTTCGAGGGCCGCGGCGGCTATACGCAAAAGCCGGTGAGCATGATCTTCACCATCACGGACAACATACGCCTCCGCTCGCTGGAGCAGATCGTTTTCGACTACGATCCCGAGGCGATCTTTGTGGTTGAAAACACCTTCAGCGTCTTCGGCGGCAATTTCTCGAAGAGGAAGGTGTATTGA
- a CDS encoding PAS domain-containing sensor histidine kinase, whose amino-acid sequence MTSVDSIYQAVVEDQTELIRRFRPDGRLTFVNGAFCRFYGKRPEELLGASFKDLLDPEESDSIVGQVFSISPENPEIITEPRYVDALGRVRFVQFVTKGIFDEDGDVVEFQSVGRDVTAQREAEATLAEARIAMEKASRVTTLAVVGGGIAHEINQPLNAIRILTASAQLLAERSERPGKDLVRILGDIAAQVDRADSIVNHLREYLRQKQDAAPKACDLGAAVRSALSLIQSQFGARNIRTELHIDENSPKVSGTCIRFEELVANLAANAMQALDEVERKQKFVWIDVCSPEPGKVELTVADNGPGFAEEMTGKMFEPFFSTKSPGSSMGLGLSIVQTIVQAAGGTVTARNRPEGGAMIRVVLPAAEDDGV is encoded by the coding sequence ATGACTTCCGTCGATTCCATCTACCAGGCCGTGGTCGAAGACCAGACGGAGCTGATCCGCCGGTTCCGCCCGGACGGCAGGCTGACCTTCGTCAACGGCGCGTTCTGCCGATTCTACGGCAAGAGGCCGGAGGAGCTGCTTGGAGCGAGCTTCAAGGATCTTCTGGACCCCGAGGAAAGCGACTCCATCGTGGGCCAGGTCTTTTCCATCTCGCCCGAGAATCCGGAAATCATCACGGAGCCTCGCTATGTGGACGCCCTGGGGCGGGTGCGTTTCGTCCAGTTCGTGACGAAGGGCATCTTCGACGAGGACGGCGACGTCGTCGAGTTCCAGTCCGTGGGGCGGGACGTCACCGCGCAGCGGGAGGCGGAAGCGACGCTGGCCGAGGCCCGGATCGCCATGGAGAAGGCCAGCCGCGTCACGACCCTGGCCGTGGTCGGGGGCGGCATCGCCCATGAGATCAACCAGCCTCTGAACGCCATCCGCATCCTGACCGCCTCGGCGCAACTGCTTGCCGAGCGGTCCGAGCGGCCGGGCAAGGACCTCGTCCGCATCCTGGGCGACATCGCCGCGCAAGTGGACCGGGCGGACTCCATCGTCAACCACCTGCGGGAATATCTGAGGCAGAAGCAGGACGCCGCCCCGAAGGCGTGCGACCTGGGCGCGGCCGTGCGCTCCGCGCTTTCCCTCATCCAGTCGCAGTTCGGCGCGCGCAACATTCGGACAGAGCTGCATATCGACGAGAATTCGCCCAAGGTGAGCGGCACCTGCATCCGTTTCGAGGAGCTTGTAGCCAACCTTGCGGCCAACGCCATGCAGGCTCTGGACGAGGTGGAGCGGAAACAAAAGTTCGTCTGGATCGACGTGTGTTCCCCGGAGCCGGGAAAGGTGGAATTGACCGTCGCCGACAACGGGCCGGGGTTTGCGGAGGAGATGACCGGAAAGATGTTCGAGCCGTTCTTTTCCACCAAGTCGCCTGGTTCGTCCATGGGACTCGGGCTGTCCATCGTGCAGACCATAGTCCAGGCGGCGGGCGGAACGGTGACGGCCCGGAACCGGCCGGAGGGCGGAGCGATGATTCGCGTCGTCCTGCCCGCTGCGGAAGACGACGGAGTATAG
- a CDS encoding 4Fe-4S dicluster domain-containing protein — translation MHTFVLSDPSRCIGCRACEIACVKAHLGDYTGRVTRRQMPFAPRITVVHEAEVTAPIQCRQCEDAPCVSVCPAGAITHDGEVVRVDESRCFGCKACMAACPVGAMQVGHLPGKPDRLLAYKCDLCEDRDGGPACVAVCPANALKIMDGGELQRIAGGRRRHSALQVAFGQR, via the coding sequence ATGCATACGTTCGTATTATCCGATCCCTCGCGCTGCATTGGCTGCCGCGCCTGTGAAATAGCTTGCGTCAAGGCTCATCTGGGCGACTACACCGGCCGTGTCACCAGGCGGCAGATGCCGTTCGCGCCGCGCATCACCGTAGTCCACGAAGCCGAAGTAACCGCGCCCATCCAGTGCCGCCAGTGCGAGGACGCGCCGTGCGTGTCCGTGTGCCCCGCCGGGGCGATCACCCACGACGGCGAGGTGGTGCGCGTGGACGAGAGCCGCTGCTTCGGCTGCAAGGCGTGCATGGCCGCCTGCCCCGTGGGCGCCATGCAGGTTGGACACCTCCCCGGAAAGCCGGACAGACTGCTTGCGTACAAGTGCGACCTGTGCGAGGACCGCGACGGCGGCCCGGCCTGCGTGGCGGTGTGCCCGGCCAACGCCCTCAAGATCATGGACGGCGGCGAACTCCAGCGCATTGCCGGGGGCAGGCGGCGGCATAGCGCGCTGCAGGTAGCCTTTGGACAGAGATAA
- a CDS encoding sigma-54-dependent transcriptional regulator, whose amino-acid sequence MRILLVDDDAATRESLAEYLTLLGQAVTSSPDAESALRLCRNYGFDMVLSDIQMPGMTGIELVRELKTLPGPLLPDVVLYTGHADLELAIGALRAGAYDYLTKPINLDELKATLQRVAEHQSLLTENDRLTRRFDEVVAEATSDYRAELSRLQDLMEKQAGLDNIGIFSDAMWQVVAQAKRYHEDRDLPVLIQGETGVGKDIVAKIIHYGPDPAPHPFVAINCAALPASLFESELFGYEPGAFTGGSARGARGKIDLARGGTLFLDEIGEIPVELQAKLLRVIEARSYYRVGGLERIEADVRIVAATNLNLGQRIEEGLFRKDLYYRLRVGSIVVPPLRERPDDIVPLARLFLTTFSRKRGKRFEEISPEATRMLLSHPWPGNVRELKNTLEWVSVMHDDVELRPEHLRNALADGDEVGEPRPPRPASHPLPESGKRRGRPTEADIDAALSAASGNKTRAAARLGISIRMLHYRLAARKKDGPEPE is encoded by the coding sequence GTGCGCATCCTGCTTGTGGACGACGACGCGGCGACCCGCGAATCCCTCGCCGAATACCTGACCCTTCTCGGGCAGGCGGTGACTTCCAGCCCGGATGCGGAGAGCGCGCTGCGGCTGTGCCGGAACTACGGTTTCGACATGGTCCTTTCCGACATCCAGATGCCCGGCATGACGGGTATCGAGCTGGTCAGGGAGCTTAAGACGCTGCCCGGCCCTCTTCTGCCCGATGTGGTTCTCTACACCGGACACGCAGACCTGGAGCTGGCCATCGGGGCGCTCAGGGCCGGGGCTTACGACTATCTCACCAAGCCCATCAACCTGGACGAGCTCAAGGCCACCCTGCAACGGGTCGCGGAGCATCAGTCCCTGCTGACCGAAAACGACCGCCTGACCCGCCGGTTCGACGAGGTCGTGGCCGAGGCCACCAGTGACTACCGGGCCGAGCTGTCGCGCCTTCAGGACCTCATGGAAAAGCAGGCCGGTCTGGACAACATCGGGATATTCTCCGACGCCATGTGGCAGGTCGTGGCCCAGGCCAAGCGGTACCATGAGGACCGGGACCTGCCGGTGCTGATCCAGGGCGAGACCGGGGTCGGCAAGGACATCGTCGCCAAGATCATCCACTACGGACCGGACCCGGCACCGCATCCGTTCGTGGCCATCAATTGCGCGGCCCTGCCCGCATCCCTCTTCGAGAGCGAACTCTTCGGCTACGAGCCGGGAGCCTTTACCGGCGGCTCGGCGCGCGGCGCGCGCGGGAAGATCGACCTCGCCCGGGGCGGCACCCTCTTCCTCGACGAGATCGGCGAGATTCCGGTGGAACTCCAGGCCAAGCTGCTGCGGGTCATCGAGGCCCGGAGCTACTATCGCGTGGGCGGGCTGGAGAGAATCGAGGCGGACGTCCGCATCGTCGCCGCCACGAATCTCAATCTGGGACAGCGAATCGAGGAGGGCCTCTTCCGCAAGGACCTGTATTACCGGCTGCGGGTGGGCAGCATAGTGGTCCCGCCCCTGCGCGAACGGCCCGACGACATCGTGCCTCTGGCCCGGCTGTTCCTGACCACCTTCTCCCGGAAACGGGGCAAGCGGTTCGAGGAAATATCCCCGGAAGCGACCCGGATGCTTTTATCCCACCCCTGGCCCGGAAACGTGCGGGAGCTGAAAAACACCCTGGAGTGGGTTTCGGTCATGCACGACGATGTGGAGCTGCGTCCCGAACACCTGCGGAACGCCCTGGCCGATGGGGATGAGGTGGGCGAGCCGCGGCCTCCCCGCCCGGCTTCCCATCCGTTGCCGGAGAGCGGGAAGCGCCGCGGCAGACCGACTGAAGCGGATATAGACGCGGCCCTGTCCGCAGCCTCGGGCAACAAGACTCGGGCCGCGGCGCGCCTCGGAATATCCATCCGAATGCTCCATTACCGGCTCGCGGCCAGGAAAAAGGACGGACCGGAGCCTGAATAG
- a CDS encoding [Fe-Fe] hydrogenase large subunit C-terminal domain-containing protein, with the protein MSSQVVSIDPMLCTGCRRCADVCPVDAIVGHPNEPQTIDTSRCVLCGQCVLTCAAFLSPFDEGAERMPEIRRERGLAEDDPAPLFAANFRIDRKKVAAMLADPERTTMVQCAPAVRVSIAEEFGKAPGTLTPGKLAASLRRLGFDYVYDTIFAADVTVMEESTELLQRIETGGTLPMFTSCCPGWVRHVETAWPDLIHHLSSCKSPQQMAGALFKSYGAEQAGKTAGEIASVAVMPCTAKKGEAERPEMQNGGHADVDAVLTVTELAAMLKEKGIDLDSLPEEEFDAPLGLYSGAGTIFGASGGVMEAALRTAIATTSGKEVDESGVAFVRSEEEPGVLRASVEIGGKTVRGVIVSGLAHVAPVLEAVRSGKADFEFMEVMCCEGGCVAGGGQPKLLPGVDVADAVSRRRKALHDHDRELPVRAAHRNPAVKALYENFLQKPLGELSHKLLHTRYGKEAGRHE; encoded by the coding sequence ATGTCGTCACAAGTCGTTTCCATAGACCCCATGCTGTGTACCGGCTGCCGCCGGTGCGCCGATGTCTGCCCCGTCGACGCCATCGTCGGACACCCCAACGAGCCGCAGACCATCGATACATCCCGTTGCGTGCTGTGCGGCCAGTGCGTGCTTACCTGCGCGGCTTTCCTTTCGCCTTTCGACGAAGGCGCGGAACGGATGCCGGAGATTCGCCGGGAACGCGGGCTGGCCGAAGACGATCCCGCTCCGTTGTTCGCCGCCAATTTCCGTATCGACCGGAAGAAGGTGGCGGCCATGCTGGCCGACCCCGAGAGGACCACCATGGTCCAGTGCGCCCCGGCGGTCCGGGTCTCCATCGCCGAGGAGTTCGGCAAGGCTCCGGGCACGCTCACTCCCGGCAAGCTCGCCGCGTCCCTGCGCAGGCTGGGCTTCGACTACGTCTACGACACCATCTTCGCCGCCGATGTGACCGTCATGGAGGAATCCACCGAGTTGCTCCAGCGCATCGAGACCGGCGGGACCCTGCCCATGTTCACCTCCTGCTGTCCCGGTTGGGTGCGTCATGTGGAGACCGCCTGGCCGGACCTGATCCATCACCTTTCCAGTTGCAAGTCCCCGCAGCAGATGGCGGGCGCGCTCTTCAAGAGTTACGGGGCGGAGCAGGCCGGAAAAACCGCGGGTGAGATCGCCAGCGTGGCGGTCATGCCCTGCACCGCCAAGAAGGGCGAGGCGGAGCGTCCCGAGATGCAAAACGGCGGGCACGCCGATGTGGACGCTGTGCTGACCGTGACCGAGCTGGCCGCCATGCTCAAGGAGAAGGGTATCGACCTGGACAGCCTCCCCGAGGAGGAATTCGACGCCCCGCTGGGCCTATATTCCGGGGCCGGGACCATCTTCGGCGCGTCCGGCGGCGTGATGGAGGCGGCCCTGCGCACCGCTATCGCCACGACTTCCGGCAAGGAAGTGGACGAGAGCGGCGTAGCCTTTGTTCGGAGCGAAGAGGAACCGGGTGTGCTTCGCGCTTCGGTGGAGATCGGGGGCAAGACGGTCCGGGGCGTGATCGTGTCGGGCCTGGCCCACGTCGCGCCGGTGCTGGAAGCCGTGCGGTCCGGCAAGGCCGATTTCGAGTTCATGGAGGTCATGTGTTGCGAGGGCGGCTGCGTGGCGGGCGGAGGCCAGCCCAAGCTGCTGCCGGGCGTGGACGTGGCCGACGCCGTGTCCCGCCGCCGCAAGGCTCTTCACGACCACGACCGGGAACTGCCGGTCAGGGCCGCGCACCGCAACCCGGCCGTCAAGGCGCTGTATGAGAATTTTCTTCAGAAACCACTGGGAGAACTCTCCCACAAACTGCTTCACACCCGGTACGGGAAGGAAGCGGGGAGGCATGAGTAA